One segment of Patescibacteria group bacterium DNA contains the following:
- a CDS encoding 4-hydroxy-3-methylbut-2-enyl diphosphate reductase has translation MKITISKFAGFCQGAKRAYDISINSAKKNNKNLYILGDLLHNKHVSDKIKSLGIKKIESTNKIKKGSIIISAHGVSKSIIQEAEKKALNIINTTCPKVIKVQQIVKKYYLDNIFIFIFGDKNHKEVRGINGWCDNNATIISDIKEIKNIDFSKIKNAVIVSQTTQELKKFLQIVKFLRKKIKNLKIFNTICDATKNRQEEAKKISAENDAIIVIGGKKSANSKKLFKIAKENNKNVFFVNSASEINLKNFSDFKKIGITAGASTPDCIIKNVCKKLKTLKTL, from the coding sequence ATGAAGATAACGATCAGCAAATTCGCTGGATTTTGTCAAGGCGCGAAAAGAGCCTACGACATCAGCATAAACAGCGCGAAAAAAAATAACAAAAATCTGTATATTTTAGGAGACCTGTTGCATAACAAACATGTGTCTGATAAAATAAAATCTCTTGGAATTAAAAAAATAGAATCAACAAACAAAATCAAAAAAGGATCAATAATTATCAGCGCGCACGGGGTTTCAAAAAGTATTATTCAAGAAGCAGAAAAAAAAGCGTTAAATATAATCAACACAACTTGTCCAAAAGTCATAAAAGTTCAGCAGATTGTAAAAAAATATTATCTTGATAATATTTTTATTTTTATTTTTGGAGATAAAAACCATAAAGAAGTAAGAGGCATAAACGGATGGTGCGATAACAACGCCACTATAATTTCAGATATTAAGGAAATAAAAAATATTGATTTTTCAAAAATTAAAAATGCCGTTATTGTAAGCCAAACAACGCAGGAATTAAAAAAATTTTTGCAAATAGTAAAATTTTTGCGAAAAAAAATAAAAAATTTAAAAATATTTAACACAATCTGCGATGCAACAAAGAATAGACAGGAAGAAGCTAAAAAAATCTCAGCTGAAAATGATGCTATCATTGTTATTGGCGGAAAAAAAAGCGCTAATTCCAAAAAACTTTTTAAAATAGCAAAAGAGAATAACAAAAATGTATTTTTTGTTAATAGCGCAAGTGAAATTAATTTAAAAAATTTTTCTGATTTTAAAAAAATAGGAATAACAGCCGGAGCTTCAACTCCTGACTGTATAATAAAAAATGTTTGCAAAAAATTAAAAACTTTAAAAACCCTATAA